From the Lathyrus oleraceus cultivar Zhongwan6 chromosome 4, CAAS_Psat_ZW6_1.0, whole genome shotgun sequence genome, one window contains:
- the LOC127137707 gene encoding uncharacterized mitochondrial protein AtMg00810-like gives MKAGEEKKVLKLKKALYGLKQAPWAWNTRIDTHFKENGFEQCPYEHALYVKKNGRNVLLVALYVDDLIFLGNNDQMIEEFKSIMTREFEMTDLGLMRFFLGLEVRQEETGIFISQEKYAKEILKKYKMESCNPASTPMEPGTKLPKFDGGERVEAGKYRSLVGSLRYLTCTRPYISLSVGIVSRFMKEPVYTHWKALKRILRYTQGTVSLGMFYSNSDKYKLVGYSDSDWCGDIDDRKSTSGYVFFMGNTAFTWLSKKQPIVTLSTCEAEYVAAC, from the coding sequence ATGAAAGCTGGAGAAGAGAAGAAGGTACTGAAATTGAAGAAAGCGCTATATGGGCTGAAGCAAGCACCGTGGGCATGGAACACACGTATCGACACACATTTCAAGGAGAACGGGTTCGAGCAATGTCCGTACGAACATGCCCTctatgtgaagaaaaatggaagaaatGTATTACTTGTTGCTCTCTATGTCGATGATCTTATTTTTCTGGGCAATAATGATCAGATGATAGAAGAATTCAAAAGCATAATGACACGTGAATTCGAGATGACAGACTTAGGCCTGATGAGATTCTTTCTTGGTCTGGAGGTTCGACAAGAAGAAACAGGAATCTTCATCTCACaagaaaaatatgcaaaagaaatcttgaaaaaataTAAGATGGAAAGCTGTAATCCGGCTTCGACGCCAATGGAACCAGGAACAAAGTTGCCGAAATTTGATGGAGGAGAACGTGTCGAAGCAGGCAAATATCGAAGTTTGGTAGGAAGTCTTCGCTATCTCACATGTACAAGGCCATATATTTCATTAAGTGTAGGCATAGTAAGTCGATTCATGAAGGAGCCAGTTTACACACATTGGAAAGCATTGAAGCGAATTCTGAGGTACACCCAAGGAACAGTGTCACTTGGGATGTTCTACTCGAATTCAGACAAATACAAGTTGGTTGGTTACTCTGATAGTGATTGGTGCGGAGACATAGATGatcgaaaaagcacttctggataTGTGTTCTTCATGGGAAATACTGCATTCACTTGGCTTTCTAAAAAGCAGCCAATAGTAACACTTTCGACATGTGAAGCAGAATATGTAGCAGCATGTTAA